Proteins encoded within one genomic window of Pectobacterium araliae:
- a CDS encoding DUF4123 domain-containing protein, with product MSVSQPFLELMPEDDAVWQARIAQGGCFVIAEASMNDAVPWLAERWGGSLEQTRLYWGDTGRVHASVSPYCIPLHAANWSQVKEHIVTQPGWGMGLQLEWFMQAYSPLDQLLEVTKHLRQWSLVTSPSGENAILRVGDWQVVNQLLSASSAQEACALYGPIASFCDISPDGAVRALNLTAREPHTIPNILPRQLSDEQWQAIMVPYEHHNLARYREHLRTYHASWQNAADDELLVFIHQQAEQAKNNGFNNDRDIVRWLALATELSSEFMHQPWAKNILVQPEYIGTQSRMDRLYQAAIDHLDEA from the coding sequence GTGAGTGTATCGCAACCTTTCCTTGAACTGATGCCAGAAGATGACGCTGTCTGGCAAGCGCGCATCGCTCAGGGCGGCTGTTTTGTTATTGCTGAAGCGTCGATGAACGATGCTGTGCCGTGGCTGGCCGAACGCTGGGGAGGCAGTTTGGAGCAGACGCGTTTGTACTGGGGAGACACGGGGCGCGTTCATGCATCAGTATCGCCTTATTGCATCCCGCTTCACGCCGCTAACTGGTCGCAGGTGAAAGAACATATTGTCACCCAGCCGGGCTGGGGAATGGGGCTACAGCTGGAATGGTTTATGCAGGCGTATTCACCGCTCGATCAACTGCTTGAGGTCACAAAACATCTGCGGCAGTGGAGCCTGGTGACTTCACCTTCCGGGGAGAATGCCATCCTGCGCGTGGGTGACTGGCAAGTGGTGAATCAGCTGTTATCCGCCAGTTCCGCACAAGAAGCCTGCGCACTCTATGGCCCGATAGCCAGCTTCTGCGACATTTCTCCTGACGGCGCGGTACGTGCTTTAAACCTCACCGCCCGCGAACCCCACACCATCCCAAACATCCTGCCGCGCCAACTGAGTGACGAACAATGGCAAGCCATTATGGTGCCCTACGAGCATCACAATCTGGCGCGCTATAGGGAACATCTACGCACCTACCATGCTAGCTGGCAGAACGCGGCTGACGATGAGCTACTGGTGTTTATCCATCAGCAGGCGGAACAGGCGAAAAACAACGGCTTTAACAACGACCGCGATATCGTGCGCTGGCTGGCATTGGCGACAGAACTTTCGTCGGAATTCATGCATCAGCCCTGGGCAAAAAACATTCTGGTCCAGCCGGAATATATTGGCACACAAAGCCGTATGGATCGCCTGTATCAGGCAGCCATTGACCACCTGGACGAAGCATAA
- a CDS encoding DUF4123 domain-containing protein has product MMANGYTLFEISQFDAPLYAIISPLRYPALPEYWQAFQPAAAEIWQQLHLGKDAENWQMWAPIVVKIEEGKPGETLLHWLTETQPEQHGGVLLMHGELTLQQMVDFWQQRIFCLWPDGTRALFRSYAPDVLSAWWSTLELTAQTDFLGPLNNLYLPIVNSERGEYQLFAQQDINKEDKNDINSAYQINLTRYQYYLLANDNRLHRLANELFLFVSAQCVFPLDIEIVKKRFISGIEFARNAYPKASEAECEAWSAHRWVLGSEFYLHPIFIHLTERYSMADSIRIFKSEPERIENVQLNYHRPGWMRGELPDITEVTL; this is encoded by the coding sequence ATGATGGCAAACGGTTATACCCTGTTTGAAATCAGCCAGTTTGACGCGCCTTTGTATGCGATCATTTCACCGCTACGTTATCCCGCATTACCTGAATATTGGCAGGCTTTTCAACCTGCCGCGGCAGAGATATGGCAACAGTTGCATTTGGGTAAGGATGCCGAAAACTGGCAGATGTGGGCGCCTATTGTGGTGAAAATAGAAGAAGGCAAACCCGGCGAAACACTGCTGCACTGGCTGACTGAGACACAGCCGGAGCAACATGGTGGCGTGCTCCTCATGCATGGCGAGCTGACATTGCAGCAAATGGTTGATTTTTGGCAGCAACGCATTTTCTGTCTCTGGCCTGATGGCACACGAGCGCTATTTCGTAGCTACGCACCAGACGTTTTATCGGCTTGGTGGTCCACCTTGGAACTTACTGCTCAAACGGATTTTCTCGGCCCACTGAATAACCTGTACTTACCCATAGTGAATAGCGAACGTGGGGAATATCAGCTATTCGCACAACAAGATATTAATAAAGAAGATAAGAACGATATTAATAGTGCATACCAGATTAATTTAACGCGTTATCAATATTATCTTCTCGCTAATGACAATCGCCTACACCGATTAGCGAATGAACTCTTTCTTTTTGTTAGCGCGCAATGTGTTTTTCCACTGGATATCGAAATAGTAAAAAAACGCTTTATTAGTGGTATTGAATTCGCCAGAAACGCTTATCCCAAAGCCAGTGAAGCGGAGTGTGAAGCCTGGTCTGCTCATCGCTGGGTACTCGGCAGTGAATTCTATTTACACCCGATCTTTATTCATCTGACTGAACGTTATTCGATGGCGGACAGTATTCGGATTTTCAAATCTGAGCCTGAACGAATTGAAAATGTGCAGCTTAATTACCATCGCCCCGGTTGGATGCGGGGAGAGTTACCAGACATAACGGAGGTCACGCTGTGA
- a CDS encoding ankyrin repeat domain-containing protein, which produces MRASELFELPVVAVLESIQKGDETAARHQLSQGVNLNIQGKEGITPLLWLIYETKDKKAITLALKLGVDPNYKDGFGDSAVNSVAGAKDPDWLRIILDAGGDPNAIGRRGQPAIFSAINEQRWADIKLLVEKGADLNLEDQNKRNSALYAAYVNEYEIVYWLIEQGASFDTYSSTGSSLAWRVHDSLSIMSPKSPQYPWALKVKQRLLERGVKFPPLSPAEVRGRWEKGLPL; this is translated from the coding sequence ATGCGGGCGAGTGAACTTTTTGAACTGCCCGTGGTGGCGGTACTGGAAAGTATTCAAAAAGGTGACGAAACGGCAGCTCGTCATCAGCTGTCGCAGGGCGTTAACCTGAATATTCAGGGAAAAGAAGGCATCACGCCGCTGCTATGGCTGATTTATGAGACGAAGGATAAAAAGGCCATCACGCTGGCGCTTAAACTGGGTGTCGATCCAAACTATAAAGACGGCTTTGGCGACAGCGCAGTCAATTCAGTGGCGGGCGCTAAAGATCCAGACTGGCTTCGCATTATTCTGGATGCCGGTGGAGATCCGAATGCAATTGGTCGTCGTGGTCAGCCTGCAATATTTAGTGCCATTAATGAGCAACGATGGGCTGATATTAAGCTACTCGTTGAGAAAGGGGCTGATCTGAATTTAGAAGATCAAAATAAAAGAAATAGTGCGCTTTATGCCGCCTATGTAAATGAATACGAAATTGTTTATTGGTTGATTGAACAGGGCGCAAGTTTCGATACCTATTCTTCAACCGGCAGTAGCCTAGCGTGGCGTGTACACGACAGCTTATCCATTATGTCTCCTAAATCTCCTCAATACCCTTGGGCGCTGAAGGTGAAACAGCGGTTGCTGGAGCGCGGCGTTAAATTCCCACCACTGTCGCCCGCTGAAGTGAGAGGGCGCTGGGAAAAAGGATTACCGCTGTAA
- a CDS encoding PAAR domain-containing protein, producing MPGAARLGDSCAGHGCFPATPIIEGSGDVIINGKPAARKSDGVLLHACPCPNMPHGVHNRAISAGSGTVIINGKLAARIGDAIGCGGSVAAGSGNVIIGDSPYQSPVKPCAEQSAKSRAPLLALAPMLLPTLMDWASVAELPILDDLLSVAQRKDRYLARAKLATEAASLPGLADAAKRLAFNNDSILRAEAAQYVYSVDEFRRGVLDKLPKAPVGLDILDTSKLPGLTDNDFMDKKTGFGSALFKSAINGETMLTYRGTNNAVTGVKDWLTNATQGMGFESAQYKQAMDLATQVKDLMPNPPPVIVGHSLGGGLASAAVSVTKLPGYTFNAAGLHENTALRGGGATLAETASLIKTQAVDGEILTMAQTYGKALIPGLLSGAGALIGGTAGAVLGGVIGVAKLLEGGLPKASGDMMALPAVGGSPIARHGMDQVIAGIESQKKEDIGKITNTFRGI from the coding sequence ATGCCAGGTGCTGCACGTTTAGGGGACAGTTGTGCGGGTCACGGTTGCTTTCCTGCCACCCCGATTATTGAAGGCAGCGGTGATGTCATCATCAATGGCAAACCGGCCGCCCGTAAAAGCGACGGGGTCTTACTCCACGCTTGCCCCTGCCCGAATATGCCTCACGGTGTGCACAATCGTGCGATATCTGCGGGCTCTGGTACGGTCATCATCAATGGAAAGCTGGCGGCGCGTATCGGTGATGCGATCGGCTGTGGCGGCTCGGTTGCAGCGGGTAGTGGGAACGTCATCATTGGCGATTCGCCCTATCAGTCCCCGGTGAAACCCTGCGCTGAGCAATCGGCAAAAAGCCGCGCGCCTCTGCTGGCATTGGCACCGATGCTATTGCCGACGTTGATGGACTGGGCTTCGGTCGCTGAGCTACCCATTCTTGACGATCTGCTCTCCGTTGCACAGCGTAAAGATCGCTATCTGGCGCGTGCCAAGTTGGCAACCGAAGCGGCATCGTTGCCGGGGTTAGCCGATGCGGCGAAGCGGCTGGCATTTAATAACGACAGCATCCTACGCGCTGAGGCCGCCCAGTATGTGTATTCGGTCGATGAATTTCGGCGCGGTGTGTTGGATAAATTGCCGAAAGCACCGGTTGGGCTGGATATTCTGGACACGAGTAAGCTTCCTGGCCTGACAGACAATGATTTTATGGATAAGAAAACAGGGTTTGGTTCTGCTCTGTTCAAATCAGCAATTAATGGCGAAACGATGTTAACCTACCGGGGCACCAATAATGCGGTGACAGGCGTTAAAGATTGGTTGACTAACGCCACTCAGGGTATGGGATTTGAATCAGCGCAGTACAAACAAGCAATGGATCTCGCGACTCAAGTCAAAGATCTGATGCCAAATCCTCCACCTGTTATTGTTGGCCATTCTCTGGGAGGCGGGTTAGCCTCTGCTGCGGTCAGTGTGACAAAACTTCCCGGCTATACGTTCAATGCCGCAGGATTACATGAGAATACTGCCTTGCGAGGTGGTGGTGCGACATTGGCAGAAACAGCGTCATTGATTAAAACACAAGCGGTCGATGGCGAGATATTGACCATGGCACAAACCTACGGTAAGGCTTTGATTCCAGGTTTATTGTCTGGCGCGGGCGCATTGATTGGTGGAACCGCCGGTGCAGTGCTTGGGGGAGTCATCGGTGTTGCAAAATTACTGGAAGGGGGCCTGCCGAAAGCAAGCGGTGATATGATGGCTCTTCCCGCTGTTGGCGGTTCACCGATTGCACGCCACGGTATGGATCAGGTGATTGCGGGCATTGAAAGCCAGAAAAAGGAAGATATCGGGAAGATAACCAATACATTCAGGGGAATATAA